Within Montipora foliosa isolate CH-2021 chromosome 3, ASM3666993v2, whole genome shotgun sequence, the genomic segment TCTTGACAGactctcgtcaactctcgcTCTCTCGATCACTCTTATCTCAACTCTCGTCAATTCTCATCAACTCTCACTCTCATTTGGTCAGggattaacaattattcttctcAGGAAGAATCGAATTCCATCAAAGTATAAAATACCAAAATTAAACGAGgtttacctgtaaggtgaagtttgatttgGGTTCTGTGAGTCACTTGGCGGGAGCGAAGGAGTCATGTGAGAAAGCGCACGAGCCTGGGAAGATCAGTCTTTAACAGATGTGAGCACTTACACCCAATCACGGGTGGGGTAATAACACATGGGTGGGCACATGACTCCTTCGCTCCCGACCAATGACTCACAGAACCCAAATCAAACTTCCTTACAGGTAAACCTCGTTTAATTTTGGTATTCTGTTTCGTCATTGGTCATCGGTCGCTACGGAGTCACGTGAGATTTTAAAGCAGTGTGAGGGCGAACACAAATGGGACAGCAATGATTATAACAATATGAATCTGCTTTAATACCATGCTCTCTTAGGGAAACTATCTTAGTTGTCACCACATACAGCTTTAAGGAGTTCAGCCCCAAAATCCGCTCGGTGTTCCACTGGTTTGTGGTAAAACTTGGTAAAGGTGGACTCCTGAGACCACCCAGCACTTTTCATAATTGTGGCAATAGAAATGCTGTTCCCTTTAGCTGCAGATGTAGAAGCTGACCTGGTGCTGTGGGCACCATACTTTGAAGTGTCAATTCCAGCACCAGCCAATGTAGTCTTAATCCATCTGCTTACTGTATCAGGGGAAACAGCTTTGTGAGGCTTAGTGTAACTAACAAGAAACTGCTTGACATCACCTCTGTAAACGCCTCATCATTAGTCTTATTGTAGGTTCGCGTTAAATGTCATTGTTAGCCTGTTGTGCGTGCGGAATGTGTTAGTCAAGTAATTTAGCGTAATATATTCATATTTCTTTGGAAGTATTTAAGGTTAATGTAGTCTCTTTCAGTTGTCTTCGCTTCGCTTCGAATGCAGTTAGCTTATTTTGAGTTCAGTCTATTTGCATCTAGTgcagtttctttcgctttaaaGCAGTCTTCGACGCGTTACGCAGATATCCAGCTCCTAAACAAATGTAAGTGTCGTTTTCCGTCGAGTTTTCCGTTTCACATGAGTTCACTTTGTAACATTTTATGTTTGCCTTTATTCTAGTTTTAACCGCTTTCAACTCAGTCCACCTTTCGTTTCTTCTTGCCGCTTCAATTCAGCTCATCTTTCCTTTCTTCATGTCGCCGTCCTGGCAGTTCCgatatgtacagtaaataaagcgTGTTAAAGATATGCTGGAGTCAATAGTACCGTTGCGGTGGTTATATCGTTAGAAATTTGTTGCTGAGTCGTGATGACGGGAGTTGAAGAAGGCGCCTTGGGCGAGAAGCTTCTTCATCTCAAGAATTTAAGATCGGGTTACTTATCTACTGTTACCACCAAGCTGAATGAAATCGACGCCCTACTGCCAAACGAAGAAAACCTTGAGCGAGTAAGGGAAAAGTTAAGCGAGTTTGTCACTGCCTTTGAGAAATTTAAGGAAGCACATATTCTTTACTTGTCGTTCGTCGAAGATGAGGATTGCATCGCGAGATGTCAAGAATCGTTTGATCGGGAAGTTGTACGAaaggataactttatccagcgAGTTCAAGAGTGGATTGTAAGAGTCGAAGAAGCAGTTCGGTTGGACGCTCAAATCAGTCCGCAAGATTCAGTGAGTCGCACCAGTTCCCGATCCACTTCTAAACCCTCAAGAAGGTCCGAGCATTCAAGTCGCAGTGGCTCACACAAAAGTAGTGGAACATCTCTATCGGTAGTCATAGCCAAAGAAGCCGCGCGCATGGCGGAGCTGAAAGCTGAAGCAGCGATTCTTAAGAAGCGCCAGTTCCTAGAGGAACAAAAGTTTCGTTTGAAGCAAGACGAAAAGCGCTTAACTTTAGAAACTGAGATTGCAAAGTCAAAAGCAAGAGAAGACGCCCTTGCATCTATGGACCCTAATCGGCGTTTAGTAGTTCCAGAGCCTACGGGAGTAGAGTCTAAACCACGCTCAGTTGTTCTGAACCAAACCACGTCGGAAATGCGATCGCGTGTACCAGTTCAGTCGTTACCAGTTGCGAGAGGTTTTCCTACCCACAACCCAGAAGCGCCGGAATGGCAACACCGCCCGTCAGTTATCAATAAGAGAAAATCTTCGTCCGACTCTAGTCACTCGGGTGCACCATCTTCACCTAGTGAAAGGGCCTTCCACGAGATGCTGGAGTTGCACCAGCACCAGAATATATTACAGCAACAGCAGAACAACATCGTTGAGATGCTTGtgacacaacaaaagaaaagttcTCTTCCCAGTCCTAGGGTTCCTAACTTTGATGGTGATCCGTTGGAGTACGGTTCCTTCATTAGAGCCTTCGAGAATATAATTGAATCCAAAACGTCAAGCAGTAGTGAGAGGCTATACTATCTCGAGCAGTTTACCAGCGGTGATGTGAAAGAGCTTGTGAGATCATGCCAGTATTTGCCTCCCGACGCGGGATATGATGAAGTCCGACGgcttatgaaaaagaaatttggcGATGATTTTCGCGTCGTAGCTGCTTATGAAAGCAAACCTTTGAGCTGGCCTGAGGTAAGGGCTGAGGATGGAGTGGGTCTGAACAGGTTCTCTCTTTTCCTCATGAGATGTAAAAACGCAATGGAGGGTAGTGGTCACTTAACTAAGCTGGAACAGCCAGACACCATAAGGAAGCTAGTGTTGAAGCTGCCTTTCAATACGAGAGTGAGATGGCGCCGTTTGGTCGATGATGTCATGGAGACAGAGGCAAGAGCTGCTatgtttgctgattttgccaatttcgtggATCACGAAGCGAGGATAGCAACTAACCCCGTGTTTGGAAGGATCCTTGAAGACGCGAGGCCCAAGTTGGATAGGCGAGACGCCCGTTTGCAGAAACGCTCTGTCTCAAAAAGGCCAGGGGAGCTCAGTTTTGCTGCACAAGTTGACAGTAGCCAGAATTCACCTGCCCGTGTTGCTACCCCTCATGGATCAGCCAATTCAGTAGGAGAAGTGTCATGCTTGTACTGTATCGCTGGACATGCCCTGGAAAACTGCAGTTCACTCAGGAATCGTCCGTACAGTGAAAGGATAGAGTTCTTAAAGCTAAAAGGCCTCTGTTTTGGTTGTTTGTTTGATGGTCACACGGCAAGAAATTGCCCTCAGAGGAAAACGTGTTCGTTTCCAAACTGCCCCAAGAAGCACCCTTCCGTTCTGCACACGAACTCTGCGCCACGAGACCCGGAAGTTGTCAATCCACGCGCCAGTCTACCGTCACTCGAGGGAGTCGCGCGCGTTCACAATGCTATGGTAAATCCAGATGGGAAAATCAAGACTTCCAGGAATGAAGGCCTCTCTAGAACAGGCATGGCTGTTGTCCCTGTGAAAGTCTGGGTTAAGGGATGTAAAACGCCAGTAGTCACCAACGCCTTTCTGGACAGCGGTAGTTCATCTACGTTCTGCACCGAGGCCCTAAGGAACCAGTTGGGTGTGAGTGGTCCAAGGGCTAAAATTTCCCTGACTACGCTGGAAAAGAAGGACAGTCTCGTTGATAGCATTATTGTCGCAGATCTTACCATCTCCGATCTAgatgaaaacgtttttattaaactCCCAATGCTTTACACAAGACCCAGCATACCAGTGCCGAGAGAGGACATACCTACCCAGGATGACGTTGACAAGTGGCCGCACTTAAGTGGAGTACACCTACCCAGGGTCGATGCGGAGGTTGGTCTGCTGATTGCAAGTGACGTCCCTGAAGTTCTGGATCCCTTGGAAGTTAAGCATAGTGAAGGTGGAGGCCCTTACGCCTCACGTACGCGCGTCGGATGGGCAGTTAATGGTCCTTTGGTACCTTATCCTCATTGTTCTCGTCCTTCAAGCTTCTTTGTTAAGGCCGATACTGAGCTGCACCGGATGGTACAAGATTTCTATAACCGCGACTTCAGTGAGTCTATTGCCGATAATCATACAGAGCTATCCCAAGAAGAGCGTCTTTTCATAGAAAGCGTAAAAAAATCAGTAGAATTGAAGAACGGCCATTACGAGATCGCCTTACCTTTCAAAGATGTGCAACGTCCTGTTCCAAATAATCGTGTTCAAGCAGAACAGCGTGTCATATGGCTAAAGAAAAGGTTAGAGAAAAACCCAGAGCTGCTTAACGACTACAAAGGCTTCGTTCAGGACATTGTTACTAAGGGTTATGCCCAAAAAGTTCCCGAACACAGTAAGGAATCAGACTGCGAAGGAAACACGTGGTTCATCCCTCACCACGGAATTTACCACCCTCACAAACCCGGAAAGATTCGTGTTGTCTTTGACTGCTCGGCAAGGTTTAAAGGAACTTCACTCAACGATCTGTTGATGAAGGGGCCAGATCTTACAAATTCCCTCCTGGGCATTCTCACAAGATTTCGCCAAGATCACGTGGCTGTAATGGCAGACATTCAGGAGATGTTCCATCAGGTTAGAGTTCCTGAATGTGACCGTTCATTTCTTCGCTTCTTATGGTGGCCGAACGGCGATTTATCACGTGGATTAATAGAATATCAGATGACCGCGCATCTATTTGGAGCTGTGTCTTCACCAGCTTGCTCCAATTATGCCGTCCGGAAAACAGCCGATGATAACGCCCAGCACTTCTCCTGTGATGTGGTGAACACAATCAAGCGGAATTTTTACGTTGATGACTGCTTGAAGTCCCTCCCGTCAGTCAAGGATGCTATAACGCATGTCCGTGAGTTGTGCAGCCTCCTGCAGCGGGGAGGTTTTCGCCTGACAAAGTGGGTGAGCAGTAGCCGAGAAGTTCTGGAAAGCATCCCTGTTGAAGACCGTGGTCAAGAAATCAAGAAGCTAGACCTTCAAAAGGATGAGTTACCAGTTAGGCGTGCGCTTGGTGTTCA encodes:
- the LOC137995444 gene encoding uncharacterized protein translates to MTGVEEGALGEKLLHLKNLRSGYLSTVTTKLNEIDALLPNEENLERVREKLSEFVTAFEKFKEAHILYLSFVEDEDCIARCQESFDREVVRKDNFIQRVQEWIVRVEEAVRLDAQISPQDSVSRTSSRSTSKPSRRSEHSSRSGSHKSSGTSLSVVIAKEAARMAELKAEAAILKKRQFLEEQKFRLKQDEKRLTLETEIAKSKAREDALASMDPNRRLVVPEPTGVESKPRSVVLNQTTSEMRSRVPVQSLPVARGFPTHNPEAPEWQHRPSVINKRKSSSDSSHSGAPSSPSERAFHEMLELHQHQNILQQQQNNIVEMLVTQQKKSSLPSPRVPNFDGDPLEYGSFIRAFENIIESKTSSSSERLYYLEQFTSGDVKELVRSCQYLPPDAGYDEVRRLMKKKFGDDFRVVAAYESKPLSWPEVRAEDGVGLNRFSLFLMRCKNAMEGSGHLTKLEQPDTIRKLVLKLPFNTRVRWRRLVDDVMETEARAAMFADFANFVDHEARIATNPVFGRILEDARPKLDRRDARLQKRSVSKRPGELSFAAQVDSSQNSPARVATPHGSANSVGEVSCLYCIAGHALENCSSLRNRPYSERIEFLKLKGLCFGCLFDGHTARNCPQRKTCSFPNCPKKHPSVLHTNSAPRDPEVVNPRASLPSLEGVARVHNAMVNPDGKIKTSRNEGLSRTGMAVVPVKVWVKGCKTPVVTNAFLDSGSSSTFCTEALRNQLGVSGPRAKISLTTLEKKDSLVDSIIVADLTISDLDENVFIKLPMLYTRPSIPVPREDIPTQDDVDKWPHLSGVHLPRVDAEVGLLIASDVPEVLDPLEVKHSEGGGPYASRTRVGWAVNGPLVPYPHCSRPSSFFVKADTELHRMVQDFYNRDFSESIADNHTELSQEERLFIESVKKSVELKNGHYEIALPFKDVQRPVPNNRVQAEQRVIWLKKRLEKNPELLNDYKGFVQDIVTKGYAQKVPEHSKESDCEGNTWFIPHHGIYHPHKPGKIRVVFDCSARFKGTSLNDLLMKGPDLTNSLLGILTRFRQDHVAVMADIQEMFHQVRVPECDRSFLRFLWWPNGDLSRGLIEYQMTAHLFGAVSSPACSNYAVRKTADDNAQHFSCDVVNTIKRNFYVDDCLKSLPSVKDAITHVRELCSLLQRGGFRLTKWVSSSREVLESIPVEDRGQEIKKLDLQKDELPVRRALGVQWRIEDDTFGFNVNLKPKAPTRRGILSVVGSVFDPFGFVAPFVLTGKKILQDLCRLKLGWDDEVPSEHGLRWQRWLMDIPKLSQFTIKRCLKPADFKSTVSSQLHHFSDASEIGFGSVSYLRLEDDCGRIYCTILQGKSRLVPLKQITIPRLELSAATVSIRLDKILKRELELSLTDESTFWTDSMSVLRYIKNESKRFHTFVANRIAVIRDGSHPDQWRHVAGYLNPGDDLSRGLSAEALLNSDRWLKGPAFLWLPKEFWPLGPLSLGSVLDTDPEVKVKAKVNVTSVTQSLCPLIEYFRRTSS